From a region of the Candidatus Pantoea bituminis genome:
- a CDS encoding benzoate/H(+) symporter BenE family transporter: MFRATFGFTLPMVVSGFVAVLVGYSSTGAIIYQVAQAAGASPMQIGGWLSMIGIAMGIASLGLSLLYRMPILAAWSTPGAALLASSFHGISINDAVGVFVFANVLIVLCGVTGLFARLMNYIPQSLASAMLAGILLRFGLQTFADLQTDFTLCGSMCLAWLLARRWLARYAILVTLMVGVSVAMAQGAIHFPSHSPGFVLPDAVMPHFTLTTLIGIGLPYFLVTMASQNAPGIATLQAHGYTPPVSALMSWTGLIALIMSPFGGFSVCVAAITAAICMGEEVDPNPRRRWLASAIAGLFYLLAGFSGALIGVLFSALPAVLIQALAGLALLATLGGSLQRALEHSSERDSALITFLITASGVSLLGIGAAFWGLVGGVAAHLLLSKKSV, encoded by the coding sequence ATGTTCCGCGCCACTTTTGGTTTTACGTTACCGATGGTCGTTTCAGGTTTTGTCGCCGTGCTGGTGGGATACAGCAGCACCGGCGCGATTATTTATCAGGTCGCGCAAGCGGCGGGTGCCAGCCCAATGCAGATTGGTGGTTGGCTTTCGATGATTGGCATCGCCATGGGTATCGCTTCTCTGGGCCTTTCCCTGCTTTACCGCATGCCGATTCTCGCGGCCTGGTCGACACCGGGTGCGGCGCTGCTCGCCAGCAGTTTTCACGGCATTTCCATTAACGACGCGGTGGGCGTTTTTGTCTTTGCCAACGTGCTGATTGTGCTGTGCGGCGTAACGGGATTGTTCGCCAGGCTGATGAACTACATTCCACAATCGCTGGCTTCCGCGATGCTGGCGGGCATTTTATTGCGCTTTGGCCTGCAAACATTCGCCGACTTGCAAACTGATTTCACCCTGTGCGGCAGCATGTGCCTGGCCTGGTTACTGGCGCGCCGCTGGCTGGCGCGTTACGCCATTTTGGTTACGCTGATGGTGGGCGTTTCGGTCGCCATGGCCCAAGGCGCGATCCATTTTCCTTCGCATTCGCCTGGCTTTGTTTTGCCCGATGCGGTCATGCCGCACTTTACGTTGACCACGCTGATTGGCATAGGCCTGCCCTATTTTCTGGTCACGATGGCGTCGCAAAATGCGCCTGGCATCGCCACATTGCAGGCGCACGGCTATACCCCGCCGGTATCCGCGCTGATGAGCTGGACGGGATTGATCGCCTTAATCATGTCGCCATTTGGCGGGTTTTCGGTGTGCGTGGCAGCCATCACAGCGGCGATCTGCATGGGCGAAGAGGTTGACCCCAATCCACGTCGCCGCTGGTTAGCCTCAGCCATTGCCGGCCTGTTTTACCTGCTGGCGGGTTTTTCGGGTGCGTTGATTGGCGTGCTGTTCAGCGCATTGCCGGCGGTGCTGATTCAGGCGCTGGCGGGTCTGGCGCTGTTGGCAACGCTCGGCGGCAGCTTGCAGCGCGCGCTGGAGCACTCTAGCGAGCGTGATAGCGCGTTGATCACCTTTCTGATTACCGCATCGGGCGTGTCGCTACTGGGCATCGGTGCCGCTTTTTGGGGGCTGGTCGGCGGCGTAGCAGCGCATCTGCTGTTGAGCAAAAAATCGGTTTGA
- a CDS encoding GNAT family N-acetyltransferase, giving the protein MELLYRASESEIALLSQIGETSYRHHFAALWHNPKECDDFIDSVFSPASLRRSLHGSGSQWYLLMQDSPCGVVQIGTDQRRPGSELSGLCLHKFYLLPDITGQGVGQRVFNEICAKGRELRQPLLWLEVLEQNSAARRFYTRQGMMQTHEVLFRSPTQQSRVQILSLDLS; this is encoded by the coding sequence ATGGAACTGCTGTACCGCGCCAGCGAGTCAGAGATTGCGCTGCTGAGCCAGATTGGCGAAACCAGCTATCGCCACCATTTTGCGGCGTTATGGCATAACCCCAAAGAGTGCGATGACTTCATCGACAGCGTCTTTTCACCCGCCAGCTTGCGTCGTAGCCTGCATGGCAGCGGCAGTCAGTGGTATTTACTGATGCAGGATTCGCCCTGTGGCGTGGTGCAAATTGGCACCGATCAGCGGCGGCCAGGCAGCGAACTCAGCGGACTGTGCCTGCATAAGTTTTATCTGCTGCCAGACATCACCGGGCAAGGCGTGGGGCAGCGTGTATTTAATGAAATTTGCGCCAAAGGGCGTGAATTACGTCAGCCGCTGCTGTGGTTGGAAGTGCTCGAACAGAATAGTGCGGCACGTCGCTTTTATACGCGTCAGGGCATGATGCAAACCCACGAAGTGCTGTTTCGCAGCCCCACACAGCAAAGCCGGGTACAGATTTTAAGTCTCGATTTATCCTGA
- a CDS encoding MarR family winged helix-turn-helix transcriptional regulator, with amino-acid sequence MSNRDVSAAELRSVIGKLGRRLRESAPPGELSWSQVLVLGHLVRDGAMTITELATAEGVRTQSMGATVASLQSAGMVQGEPDAQDGRKTRYTPTQACRELIAANRALRDDWLIKSIETRFSAAEQQQLLLAIPLLQRLADN; translated from the coding sequence ATGAGCAATAGGGATGTCTCCGCAGCGGAACTGCGCAGCGTAATAGGTAAGCTAGGTCGCCGATTACGCGAATCAGCCCCGCCGGGCGAGCTGAGCTGGTCGCAGGTACTGGTTCTTGGACATTTGGTGCGGGACGGCGCGATGACCATCACCGAACTGGCTACAGCAGAAGGGGTGCGTACGCAATCTATGGGTGCCACCGTCGCCAGCTTGCAGTCAGCAGGGATGGTACAGGGCGAACCGGATGCGCAAGATGGCCGTAAAACGCGCTACACACCGACGCAAGCCTGCCGGGAACTGATCGCCGCCAATCGCGCTTTACGTGATGACTGGCTGATTAAGAGTATTGAAACCCGGTTTTCAGCCGCTGAGCAGCAGCAGCTACTGCTTGCTATTCCCTTACTGCAACGACTCGCTGACAATTAA
- a CDS encoding NAD(P)-dependent oxidoreductase yields MSQKPEVAVLGLGAMGHAFAANLLKKGFTVHGWNRTRARGEDLVDAGLKLADTASDAVKLVDVVITMLSDGDTTEEVLHSLKYALKQGATICQMGTIGVEKTDALIAFFADVRDDILFIDAPVSGTKAPAENAQILVMASGDQSRAGAAETVFAAIGKGTQWLGEAGKSSRMKLVVNSWLIGLMQSLAESTRLAEQFGFSTDDLWKVLDGGPLAAPYAKMKLGMIASDDYTPQMHLVWALKDARLALDAADSKLPALENIADVWQQAVDAGYGEQDLAVIYKYLKA; encoded by the coding sequence ATGAGTCAGAAACCTGAAGTGGCGGTATTGGGATTGGGCGCAATGGGCCACGCGTTTGCCGCTAACCTGCTGAAAAAAGGCTTTACCGTTCATGGCTGGAACCGCACCCGCGCACGCGGCGAGGATTTAGTCGATGCAGGGCTTAAATTAGCTGACACGGCATCTGATGCGGTTAAGCTGGTCGACGTGGTGATCACCATGTTATCTGACGGCGACACCACCGAAGAGGTATTGCACTCCTTAAAATATGCGCTGAAGCAGGGGGCAACAATTTGTCAGATGGGCACCATCGGCGTTGAAAAAACGGATGCGCTGATCGCTTTCTTCGCCGATGTGCGCGATGACATCCTTTTCATTGATGCACCGGTTTCGGGGACCAAAGCACCTGCCGAAAATGCGCAAATTTTGGTGATGGCCAGCGGCGATCAATCGCGCGCTGGGGCGGCTGAAACGGTCTTTGCTGCTATTGGGAAAGGGACGCAGTGGCTGGGTGAAGCGGGAAAAAGCTCGCGGATGAAATTAGTGGTCAACAGCTGGCTGATTGGCTTGATGCAGAGTCTGGCGGAGAGTACCCGACTGGCTGAACAGTTTGGTTTTTCCACCGACGACCTGTGGAAAGTGCTGGATGGCGGCCCGCTGGCTGCGCCTTACGCCAAAATGAAGCTGGGCATGATTGCTAGCGACGATTACACCCCGCAAATGCATCTGGTCTGGGCATTAAAAGATGCGCGCCTGGCGCTGGATGCTGCCGACAGCAAACTGCCTGCGTTAGAAAATATCGCTGATGTCTGGCAACAAGCGGTGGATGCGGGCTACGGTGAGCAGGATCTGGCCGTCATCTATAAGTATTTAAAGGCCTAA
- the pqqU gene encoding TonB-dependent receptor PqqU — protein sequence MKIALLRQAHLPLLMLPAVFPLPLLAADESSNTLVVSAAPGASGLSELDTPAAVSVVTGDDMRQAAPRVNLSENLTSVPGLQIQNRQNYAQDLQLSVRGFGSRSTYGVRGIRIYVDGIPATMPDGQGQTSNIDIGSIDHVEVLRGPFSALYGNASGGVINVDTQTGQQPTTLEAGTWYGSYGSWRNSVKASGATGDGTHAGDVNYTVSASRFTTHGYRDHSSAQKNLGNAKLGVRIDDVSTLTLLFNSVHIDAQDPGGLTPDQWRDNPRQVVSNVSLYDTRKTVDQTQGGLHYQRQMSENDDLSIMMYAGMRETTQFQSIPASVQSNAAHPGGVISLTRHYQGVDTRWTHRDALFSIPVTLTGGLDYETMTERRKGFENYTINNGVYDYGSQGNLRRNERNLMWNLDPYLQTTWQFTDKLSLDAGVRFSTVNFDSNDNYVTAGNGDDSGDARYHKWLPAASLKYAFDDSWNAYLSAGRGFETPTINELSYRSDGQSGLNLGLKPATSDTLELGTKKRIGNGLITAAVFQTDTQDEIVADTSSGGRTTYKNAGETRRRGLELGLDQQFAYDWRVKMAYTLLDARYRTNACGDESCDGNRIPGIARNMAYAGLEYAPEQGFYAGAEMRYMSNIAADDEGDVKAPSYTVTSINSGYKWLVQNWTLDLFGRADNLFDRHYVGSVIVNESNGRYFESAPGRNYSVGLNVSYAFQ from the coding sequence ATGAAAATAGCGTTACTTCGTCAGGCGCACCTTCCGCTGTTGATGCTGCCTGCGGTGTTCCCTCTGCCGTTACTGGCTGCGGATGAAAGCAGCAATACGCTGGTTGTCAGTGCTGCTCCAGGAGCTTCAGGGCTTTCTGAACTGGATACGCCCGCAGCCGTCAGCGTGGTGACAGGTGATGACATGCGTCAGGCCGCACCTCGCGTTAACTTGTCAGAAAATTTAACCAGCGTGCCGGGTTTGCAGATCCAAAACAGGCAAAACTATGCGCAAGATTTACAGTTGTCGGTGCGCGGATTTGGTTCACGTTCGACGTACGGCGTGCGCGGAATACGTATCTATGTAGATGGCATCCCCGCCACCATGCCAGATGGTCAGGGTCAAACCTCAAACATTGATATTGGATCGATTGATCACGTAGAAGTGCTGCGCGGGCCATTTTCAGCGTTGTATGGCAACGCGTCTGGCGGCGTGATTAACGTTGATACCCAAACCGGACAGCAACCCACTACGCTTGAAGCGGGAACCTGGTACGGCAGCTACGGCAGCTGGCGCAACAGCGTGAAAGCCAGCGGCGCAACCGGCGATGGCACGCACGCAGGCGACGTAAATTACACGGTTTCAGCCTCACGCTTTACCACTCACGGTTATCGCGATCACAGCTCGGCACAGAAAAACCTTGGCAACGCCAAACTGGGTGTGCGCATTGATGATGTCAGCACGTTGACGCTGCTGTTCAACAGCGTGCACATTGATGCGCAAGATCCGGGCGGATTAACGCCCGATCAGTGGCGCGATAATCCGCGTCAGGTGGTGAGCAACGTGTCGCTGTATGACACGCGTAAAACGGTGGATCAGACGCAAGGCGGGCTGCACTATCAGCGTCAGATGAGTGAAAACGACGATCTCAGCATCATGATGTATGCGGGCATGCGGGAAACCACACAATTCCAGTCTATTCCTGCCAGCGTTCAGAGCAATGCTGCTCATCCCGGCGGCGTGATTTCACTGACGCGTCATTATCAAGGTGTTGATACACGCTGGACGCACCGCGACGCGCTGTTCTCAATTCCCGTGACGCTAACCGGCGGCCTCGATTATGAAACCATGACCGAGCGGCGCAAAGGCTTCGAAAACTACACTATCAACAACGGCGTTTATGATTACGGTAGCCAGGGCAATTTGCGTCGTAATGAACGCAACCTGATGTGGAACCTTGATCCTTATCTGCAAACGACGTGGCAATTCACTGACAAGCTCTCGCTGGACGCTGGCGTACGCTTCAGTACCGTTAATTTCGACTCTAACGACAACTACGTCACCGCAGGTAATGGCGATGACAGCGGCGATGCGCGTTACCACAAATGGCTGCCTGCGGCGTCGTTGAAATATGCGTTTGACGACAGCTGGAATGCCTATCTTTCTGCGGGCCGCGGCTTTGAAACGCCCACCATCAACGAACTTTCTTATCGCTCGGATGGTCAGTCGGGGCTGAACCTTGGCCTGAAACCAGCCACCAGCGACACCCTCGAGTTAGGCACCAAGAAGCGTATCGGCAATGGCTTGATTACCGCCGCCGTGTTCCAGACGGATACGCAGGATGAGATTGTGGCAGACACCAGCAGCGGCGGGCGCACCACCTATAAAAATGCCGGGGAAACCCGTCGTCGCGGATTGGAACTGGGCCTGGATCAGCAGTTCGCTTACGACTGGCGTGTGAAGATGGCTTACACCCTACTGGATGCACGCTATCGCACCAACGCCTGTGGCGATGAGAGCTGCGACGGTAATCGCATTCCCGGCATTGCGCGTAATATGGCCTACGCCGGTCTGGAATACGCGCCAGAGCAAGGCTTCTATGCAGGTGCTGAGATGCGTTACATGAGCAATATTGCCGCTGACGATGAAGGGGATGTGAAAGCGCCGTCTTATACCGTCACGTCAATAAACAGTGGCTACAAATGGCTGGTGCAAAACTGGACGCTGGATCTGTTTGGCCGTGCCGATAACCTGTTTGATCGTCACTACGTCGGTTCGGTGATCGTCAATGAAAGCAACGGTCGTTATTTCGAATCTGCACCGGGCCGTAATTACAGCGTCGGCCTGAATGTCAGTTACGCGTTTCAGTAA
- a CDS encoding dipeptidase encodes MLTFDGHNDLLLNLWLHHREAPAAAFFDGIERGHLDFPRMQQGGFGGGLFAIFIPPQNYIAKMVPQQADHPYQPLEIMWQQLDILQQIADASDGRAKICRTATEIAQCREQGVLAMVAHIEGADALDGEGELLAAFYAAGVRSIGPFWNLPNRFGTGVSGSFPASPDTGPGLTVAGETLIQQANALRMMIDVSHMNEKAFWDTARISTAPLVASHSNAHALCAQPRNLTDAQLGAIRDSGGVVGINFGNAFLRPDGKRDSDTPLAEIVKHCDHLLRTMGSDHVALGSDFDGISTPDALGDVSGLPKLFATLRDAGYDQALLEKLAWGNWQRVLHATWQR; translated from the coding sequence ATGCTGACTTTCGACGGTCATAACGACTTACTCCTTAATCTGTGGCTTCACCATCGCGAAGCACCTGCCGCGGCCTTCTTTGACGGCATTGAACGCGGTCATCTCGACTTTCCACGTATGCAGCAGGGCGGTTTTGGTGGTGGCCTGTTCGCGATCTTCATCCCGCCGCAAAACTACATCGCTAAAATGGTGCCGCAGCAGGCAGATCATCCTTATCAGCCGCTGGAGATCATGTGGCAGCAGCTCGATATTTTGCAGCAGATTGCCGATGCCTCTGACGGGCGAGCCAAAATTTGCCGCACCGCGACAGAGATTGCGCAGTGCCGCGAACAAGGCGTGCTGGCGATGGTGGCACATATCGAAGGCGCAGATGCGCTGGATGGCGAAGGTGAATTGCTGGCGGCATTCTACGCAGCAGGCGTGCGCAGTATTGGGCCGTTCTGGAACTTGCCTAACCGTTTTGGTACGGGCGTTAGCGGCAGTTTTCCCGCGTCACCCGATACCGGGCCGGGGCTGACGGTGGCAGGCGAAACGTTGATCCAGCAGGCGAATGCGCTGCGGATGATGATTGATGTATCGCACATGAATGAAAAAGCGTTCTGGGACACCGCGCGGATCTCTACCGCTCCGCTCGTCGCCAGCCATTCCAACGCTCATGCGTTGTGCGCTCAGCCGCGTAATCTAACCGATGCGCAGTTGGGCGCGATTCGCGACAGCGGCGGCGTTGTCGGGATCAACTTTGGTAACGCCTTCTTACGGCCAGACGGTAAACGTGACAGTGACACCCCTTTGGCAGAAATTGTTAAGCATTGTGATCATTTGCTAAGGACAATGGGCAGCGATCATGTGGCGTTGGGGTCCGATTTTGACGGCATATCCACGCCCGATGCGTTAGGCGATGTCAGTGGATTACCCAAGCTGTTCGCCACTCTGCGCGATGCAGGCTATGATCAGGCATTGTTAGAAAAGCTGGCGTGGGGAAACTGGCAGCGCGTTTTACACGCGACCTGGCAGCGATAA
- the pqqB gene encoding pyrroloquinoline quinone biosynthesis protein PqqB translates to MFIKVLGSAAGGGFPQWNCNCANCHGVRNGTIQAQPRTQSSIILSDNGEDWVLCNASPDISQQILHTPELTKKGVLRGTNIGGIILTDSQIDHTTGLLSLREGCPHQVWCTPEVHDDLTSGFPIFTMLKHWNGGLQHRPIAPLNTFSVDVCPDLQFTAIPILSNAPPYSPYRDRPLPGHNVALFIKNRANGQTLLYAPGLGEPDDVILPWLKQADCLLIDGTVWQDDELLATGVGKNTGKAMGHLALAEEQGLMALLASLPAKRKILIHINNTNPILNEQSPQRQFLTQQGIEVSWDGMAIHLQD, encoded by the coding sequence ATGTTTATTAAAGTCCTCGGATCGGCCGCCGGTGGCGGATTTCCTCAGTGGAACTGCAACTGTGCCAATTGTCACGGCGTGCGTAATGGCACTATTCAGGCCCAACCACGTACCCAATCCTCAATCATCCTGAGTGATAATGGCGAAGACTGGGTGCTGTGTAACGCCTCGCCAGATATCAGCCAGCAGATCCTCCATACCCCAGAATTAACTAAAAAGGGCGTTCTGCGCGGCACGAATATTGGCGGCATCATCCTTACAGACAGCCAAATCGACCACACTACCGGTTTGCTGAGCCTGCGAGAAGGCTGCCCGCATCAGGTATGGTGTACGCCAGAAGTGCATGACGATCTCACCAGCGGTTTTCCGATTTTCACCATGCTGAAACACTGGAACGGCGGCTTGCAGCATCGTCCCATTGCGCCGCTGAACACCTTTAGCGTGGATGTGTGTCCCGACCTGCAATTCACGGCTATCCCTATTTTAAGCAACGCGCCGCCTTATTCGCCGTACCGCGATCGCCCGTTGCCGGGTCATAACGTGGCGCTGTTCATTAAAAACCGCGCCAATGGTCAAACCCTGCTGTATGCGCCGGGCCTCGGTGAACCTGATGACGTGATTTTGCCGTGGTTAAAACAGGCCGATTGCCTGCTGATCGACGGCACCGTCTGGCAAGATGATGAACTGCTGGCCACGGGTGTGGGTAAAAACACCGGCAAAGCGATGGGGCATCTGGCGCTGGCAGAAGAGCAAGGTTTGATGGCGCTGCTGGCGTCGTTACCGGCCAAACGCAAAATTCTTATTCACATTAACAACACCAACCCGATCCTTAATGAGCAATCACCCCAACGACAGTTCCTGACGCAACAGGGCATTGAGGTGAGCTGGGACGGGATGGCGATCCACCTTCAGGACTAA
- a CDS encoding helix-turn-helix domain-containing protein, which yields MENWHQHLSDALKQLRQANGWSLTLASERTGVSKAMLGQIERGESSPTVATLWKIATGFNVPFSFFIHDSTLQEGETASFSQPNSQMIVRPLLPYDAKLRFDLLAVELAPGAQSDSSAHETGVIEQVVVLEGELLLSLEGIWRRLQAGEAFQFAADVAHSYHNPLKVTLRFHSLIHYLARA from the coding sequence ATGGAAAATTGGCATCAACATCTTAGTGATGCGCTGAAGCAGCTCAGACAAGCCAATGGCTGGAGCCTGACTTTAGCGTCGGAGCGAACGGGCGTCAGCAAAGCGATGCTGGGCCAAATTGAACGTGGCGAATCCAGCCCAACGGTGGCGACCTTATGGAAAATTGCCACCGGATTTAACGTTCCTTTTTCTTTCTTTATTCATGACAGCACGCTGCAAGAGGGCGAAACAGCGTCATTCAGCCAACCCAATTCACAGATGATTGTGCGGCCACTGCTGCCTTACGACGCTAAACTTCGTTTTGATCTGCTCGCGGTTGAACTCGCTCCCGGCGCACAAAGCGATTCTTCAGCGCACGAAACGGGCGTGATTGAGCAGGTGGTGGTGCTGGAAGGGGAACTATTATTGAGCCTGGAGGGTATTTGGCGGCGGTTACAGGCGGGAGAAGCCTTTCAGTTTGCCGCCGATGTGGCGCACAGCTACCACAATCCGCTGAAAGTGACGCTGCGTTTTCATAGTCTGATTCACTATTTAGCCCGCGCCTGA
- a CDS encoding ABC transporter substrate-binding protein, whose translation MKKQVIVLSVLLAGTPSAQAVTLRIADQKGNMHAEMEAANQLQNLAYKIEWAEFPAAAPLAEALNAGAVDAGIIGDAPLLFSVAAGSQVKAVAVSKSVPVGLALLVRPDSPIKNAAELKGKSIATGRGSVGHFLALKALEQAGISDKEVTWRFLTPSDARIALDSNSVDAWSTWDPYTALAEVTHSGRVLINGKGLSTGNSFLAATDAALADPEKQAALQDYVNRLAAADRWANKNVKAYSQTLAKIIGFPAEAAEKSFSRRQSHWQAIDDATVQQQQETADFYTRYGLIQKKLDVKPTFYRGLSVAQTG comes from the coding sequence ATGAAAAAACAGGTAATTGTCCTCAGTGTATTGCTGGCGGGCACCCCATCAGCGCAGGCGGTGACGCTGCGCATTGCCGATCAAAAAGGGAATATGCATGCCGAGATGGAAGCGGCGAATCAGCTGCAAAATCTGGCTTACAAGATTGAATGGGCAGAGTTTCCTGCTGCCGCGCCACTGGCCGAAGCCTTGAATGCCGGAGCCGTTGACGCCGGGATTATTGGCGATGCACCGCTGCTGTTTTCGGTGGCAGCGGGCTCGCAGGTCAAAGCGGTGGCGGTTAGCAAATCAGTGCCGGTCGGCCTGGCACTGCTGGTGCGTCCCGATTCTCCGATTAAAAATGCCGCCGAGCTTAAAGGTAAAAGCATCGCCACCGGACGTGGCTCTGTCGGTCATTTCCTTGCCCTGAAAGCGCTTGAACAAGCGGGGATCAGCGACAAAGAGGTGACATGGCGCTTTTTGACACCTTCCGATGCGCGTATCGCGCTGGACAGCAATTCGGTTGATGCCTGGTCAACCTGGGATCCTTACACGGCGTTAGCTGAAGTGACACACAGCGGGCGCGTACTGATAAACGGCAAAGGCTTATCAACGGGCAACAGCTTTTTAGCGGCGACCGATGCGGCGCTGGCGGATCCCGAAAAGCAGGCGGCATTGCAGGATTACGTTAATCGTCTGGCTGCTGCCGATCGCTGGGCGAATAAAAATGTGAAAGCTTATTCGCAAACGTTGGCGAAAATTATTGGTTTCCCGGCTGAAGCCGCAGAAAAATCGTTTTCACGCCGCCAGTCGCACTGGCAGGCCATCGACGATGCCACTGTCCAGCAACAGCAAGAAACCGCTGATTTTTATACCAGATATGGGTTAATTCAGAAAAAATTGGATGTGAAACCGACCTTTTACCGCGGTTTGAGCGTGGCGCAAACCGGCTAG
- the pqqA gene encoding pyrroloquinoline quinone precursor peptide PqqA, whose translation MWKKPAFVDLRLGLEVTLYISNR comes from the coding sequence ATGTGGAAAAAACCAGCATTTGTTGATTTGCGTTTAGGTCTGGAAGTGACGCTGTACATCTCCAACCGTTAA
- a CDS encoding AraC family transcriptional regulator, translating into MSTTLAFNFATRPLVPLAHDYAHGASEPWHHHTCAQLIHTLSGVVRVETEQGSWVVPPSRGVWLPAYTRHALHITGSVAARTLFVDPLARADLPASCQVVQISPLLRELIISAITLPEAYTPGSRTERIYELLLDEIRGMDVLPFELPSPQTHRLKMLCDLIQQRPGESWTLERASEQLNVSSRTLARYFIRETGLHFSDWVRRARLAIALTQLAQGESVLRVALDLGYESPSAFSAMFRRLLGVSPADYFPVSESDLPR; encoded by the coding sequence ATGAGCACCACGCTGGCATTTAATTTTGCTACGCGCCCGCTGGTGCCGTTGGCGCATGACTATGCACACGGTGCCAGCGAACCCTGGCATCACCATACTTGCGCACAGTTGATTCATACGCTGAGCGGCGTGGTGCGAGTGGAAACGGAGCAGGGAAGTTGGGTTGTGCCGCCTAGCCGCGGTGTCTGGCTTCCTGCCTATACGCGGCACGCGCTGCATATCACCGGTTCGGTGGCGGCGCGGACGCTGTTTGTTGATCCCCTGGCGCGAGCGGATTTGCCTGCCAGCTGTCAGGTGGTTCAGATTTCACCGCTGCTGCGTGAACTGATTATCAGCGCGATAACTTTGCCTGAAGCTTATACGCCGGGCAGTCGCACGGAACGCATCTATGAACTGCTGCTGGATGAAATTCGTGGCATGGATGTATTGCCGTTTGAACTGCCATCGCCGCAAACGCACCGTTTGAAAATGCTCTGCGATCTTATTCAACAACGTCCTGGCGAAAGCTGGACGCTGGAGCGTGCCAGTGAACAGCTCAATGTGTCGAGCCGCACACTGGCGCGCTATTTTATCCGTGAAACCGGGTTGCATTTCAGTGACTGGGTGCGACGTGCGCGTCTGGCCATCGCCCTGACACAGCTGGCGCAGGGCGAATCGGTGTTACGCGTGGCGCTGGATCTCGGCTATGAAAGCCCAAGCGCCTTCAGCGCGATGTTTCGTCGTCTGCTTGGCGTGTCGCCTGCAGATTATTTTCCGGTGTCAGAAAGCGACTTGCCGCGTTAA
- a CDS encoding isochorismatase family protein, with product MAVTTLDAKTALIVIDLQHGIVALPVVHEPQPIIDLCAQLKDAFHAKDLPVVLVNVAGSAPGRNEQGGHNGELPADWATLVPEMTPQQEDITITKHSWGAFNNTPLHEELQKRGVTQVVICGIATSIGVESTARQAYELGYNVTLAVDAMTDLNADTHTNSVKLIFPRLGETGSTQDVLAQLSAL from the coding sequence ATGGCTGTAACCACACTTGATGCAAAAACCGCGCTGATCGTTATCGACCTGCAGCATGGCATCGTCGCCTTGCCGGTGGTACATGAACCACAACCGATCATTGACCTGTGCGCGCAGCTTAAAGATGCGTTTCACGCCAAAGATTTGCCGGTGGTTTTGGTAAACGTGGCGGGCAGTGCGCCAGGCCGCAACGAGCAAGGCGGTCACAACGGTGAGCTCCCGGCTGATTGGGCCACGCTGGTCCCGGAAATGACGCCGCAGCAGGAAGATATCACCATCACCAAACACAGCTGGGGCGCATTCAACAACACGCCGCTGCATGAAGAGCTGCAAAAGCGTGGCGTGACGCAGGTTGTGATTTGCGGCATCGCCACCAGCATTGGTGTGGAATCAACGGCGCGTCAGGCGTATGAGTTAGGTTACAACGTCACGTTGGCGGTGGATGCCATGACCGATCTCAATGCAGATACCCATACCAATAGCGTAAAACTGATCTTCCCACGTCTGGGTGAAACGGGCAGTACTCAGGATGTGCTGGCGCAGCTCAGCGCCTTGTAA